A region of uncultured Carboxylicivirga sp. DNA encodes the following proteins:
- a CDS encoding S9 family peptidase — protein sequence MKKYIYFLGLVGLLISCSSPQTAEKPTFNNRDLKVESEIMTPEVLWSLGRVGNVSVSPDGKTVVFTVSYTKIEENRTYTDIYTLPAEGGEFKQITSTYANEFEVSWRPDGQKIAYLSSASGDVQLWEMNPDGSKPTQVTHIKGGIEGYKYSPTMDKLVFTQSVKLDETIHDLYPDLPLADARIEDDLMYRHWDSWHDFTYSHVFYIDYANGSTVGSATDIMEGEKYHSPLKPFGGMEQISFTADGKNIAYTSKKLEGKASAFSTNSDIYLYSIADKTTKNLTEGMMGYDIAPTFSPDGNLMAWESMERDGYEADKNRLFILDLATGTKTDYSKEIDFNVHGLTWSVDGKKLWFTSEDKGSNEIYAFDLTDASYAKVTDGIHNYNSVDIAGDKLIATRTSMQYPTEIISVDPATGEGINISKVNEPLLSQLKMGDVEKRWIKTTDNKDMLTWVIYPPNFDPNKKYPTLLYCQGGPQSMVSQFWSLRWNFQMMAANDYIIVAPNRRGLPGFGQEWNEQISGDYGGQNMKDYLSAIDAVAKEPFVDKNKLGAVGASYGGFSIYWLAGHHNKRFSAFVSHCGIFNLEQMYSITEEMFFVNWDNKGSYWDKDNKAAMKSYENSPHKFVQNWDTPILVIHGAKDFRIPYTQGMGAFNTARMMDIPARFLYFPEENHWVLSCQNGILWQREFFRFLDEQLKN from the coding sequence ATGAAGAAGTATATCTATTTTTTGGGCCTTGTTGGATTATTGATATCGTGTAGTAGTCCACAAACAGCCGAAAAACCAACCTTTAACAACCGCGACTTAAAAGTAGAAAGTGAAATAATGACACCCGAAGTTCTTTGGTCGTTGGGTCGTGTTGGAAATGTGTCTGTATCACCCGATGGTAAAACAGTGGTTTTTACGGTTTCGTACACCAAGATTGAAGAAAACAGAACCTATACTGATATTTACACCCTGCCTGCAGAAGGTGGCGAATTCAAACAAATAACGTCTACTTACGCAAATGAATTTGAGGTTAGCTGGCGCCCCGACGGACAGAAGATTGCTTATCTGTCGTCTGCATCAGGCGATGTTCAGCTTTGGGAAATGAATCCGGATGGTTCAAAACCCACTCAGGTAACGCATATCAAAGGGGGTATTGAAGGCTATAAATATTCGCCAACAATGGATAAACTAGTTTTCACACAGAGTGTAAAACTGGATGAAACCATTCACGATCTTTACCCTGATTTACCGTTGGCAGATGCCCGAATTGAAGATGACTTAATGTATCGCCATTGGGACAGCTGGCATGATTTCACCTACAGTCACGTGTTTTATATCGATTATGCCAACGGTTCAACAGTTGGTTCGGCCACCGACATTATGGAAGGTGAAAAATATCACTCCCCACTCAAACCTTTTGGTGGCATGGAGCAGATTAGTTTTACTGCTGATGGTAAAAACATTGCGTATACTTCAAAAAAACTGGAAGGTAAAGCTTCTGCATTCTCAACCAACAGCGATATTTATTTATATTCGATTGCTGACAAAACCACCAAAAACCTTACTGAAGGCATGATGGGTTATGATATTGCGCCAACTTTCTCACCCGATGGAAATCTGATGGCCTGGGAAAGCATGGAACGCGATGGTTACGAGGCCGACAAAAACCGCTTGTTTATTCTGGATCTGGCAACGGGAACAAAAACGGATTACAGCAAAGAGATTGACTTTAATGTTCATGGTCTTACCTGGAGTGTAGACGGAAAAAAACTTTGGTTCACTTCGGAGGATAAAGGATCGAATGAAATTTATGCTTTTGATCTAACTGATGCTTCTTATGCAAAAGTAACAGATGGAATTCACAACTATAACTCTGTCGATATTGCCGGTGACAAACTGATTGCTACCCGTACTTCAATGCAGTATCCAACCGAAATTATTTCAGTTGATCCGGCAACAGGAGAAGGAATAAACATATCGAAGGTTAATGAGCCTCTTCTTTCTCAGTTAAAAATGGGAGATGTTGAAAAAAGATGGATCAAAACTACCGATAACAAAGATATGCTCACCTGGGTGATTTACCCACCTAACTTCGATCCGAATAAAAAATACCCTACCCTTTTATATTGCCAGGGTGGTCCGCAAAGCATGGTTAGTCAGTTCTGGAGCTTACGCTGGAACTTTCAGATGATGGCTGCCAACGATTATATTATTGTAGCTCCAAACCGTAGAGGTTTGCCTGGTTTTGGTCAGGAATGGAACGAACAAATCAGCGGTGATTACGGTGGTCAGAATATGAAAGATTACCTTTCAGCTATTGATGCCGTTGCAAAAGAACCATTTGTTGACAAAAATAAACTTGGAGCCGTTGGCGCCAGTTATGGTGGTTTTTCCATTTATTGGTTGGCCGGTCATCACAATAAACGATTCAGTGCCTTTGTGTCGCATTGTGGTATTTTCAATCTGGAGCAAATGTACAGTATAACTGAGGAAATGTTTTTTGTAAACTGGGACAATAAAGGTAGTTATTGGGATAAAGATAATAAAGCAGCTATGAAGAGTTATGAAAACTCACCTCATAAGTTTGTTCAAAACTGGGATACTCCAATTCTTGTTATTCATGGTGCTAAGGACTTCCGGATTCCTTACACGCAGGGAATGGGAGCTTTTAACACAGCCCGAATGATGGATATACCTGCAAGATTCCTTTACTTCCCTGAAGAAAACCATTGGGTACTTTCTTGTCAGAATGGAATTTTGTGGCAACGAGAGTTCTTCCGATTCCTGGATGAGCAGTTAAAAAACTAG